In Paenibacillus larvae subsp. larvae, the following proteins share a genomic window:
- a CDS encoding N-acetylmuramoyl-L-alanine amidase encodes MKIMIDAGHGPDTPGKRVPDDSMREYEFNSSTARRVVAALNDYKDVQVEITFEDTRDVPLKERTNKANAWEADLFVSIHANAVGDYWNDNVGGIETYVYLYPGTVAPKLAAIIQSKLIAYTGLRDRGVKQEDFHVLRETVMPAILCECGFMSNHYEADLLKADSYRRKCADAIVDGIAEFYGLSKDSPDLVPGNGNQTIDKGWWRKAMNLTIEQWRELAAELNRMYQDSVSGKIIPPVLNDYRWVEKAYKTEMTPEELLTVMSIIQMRRIF; translated from the coding sequence ATGAAAATCATGATAGACGCTGGCCATGGACCGGATACACCGGGAAAGCGGGTCCCCGATGATTCGATGAGGGAGTATGAGTTTAACAGCAGCACGGCAAGACGCGTGGTAGCTGCACTGAATGATTATAAAGATGTTCAGGTAGAGATTACGTTTGAAGATACAAGAGATGTGCCTTTGAAAGAGAGGACAAATAAAGCCAATGCCTGGGAAGCGGACCTGTTTGTTTCCATCCACGCGAATGCGGTCGGAGACTACTGGAATGATAATGTTGGCGGAATTGAAACGTACGTATACTTGTATCCGGGAACGGTGGCTCCGAAGCTGGCGGCAATAATACAGTCCAAACTAATTGCTTATACAGGACTTAGAGACCGGGGGGTCAAGCAGGAGGACTTTCATGTTCTCAGAGAAACGGTAATGCCTGCCATTTTGTGCGAATGCGGATTTATGTCCAATCACTATGAAGCCGACCTTTTGAAAGCGGATTCATACAGGCGAAAATGTGCGGATGCGATTGTGGACGGGATTGCCGAATTTTACGGACTGAGTAAAGATTCACCTGACCTTGTACCGGGCAACGGAAACCAAACTATAGATAAAGGATGGTGGCGAAAGGCTATGAATCTGACCATTGAACAGTGGAGAGAACTGGCGGCTGAACTCAACCGGATGTATCAGGACTCTGTCAGCGGAAAAATTATACCTCCCGTACTGAATGATTACCGCTGGGTAGAGAAAGCCTATAAGACCGAAATGACACCGGAAGAACTGCTGACTGTCATGTCCATTATACAAATGCGCCGTATTTTTTAA
- the rfbC gene encoding dTDP-4-dehydrorhamnose 3,5-epimerase encodes MRMLPTALESVILLEPKVHGDSRGFFMESFNQKVFTENGLPVAYVQDNHSYSAEAGTLRGLHYQLSPKAQTKLVRVTAGAIYDVAVDIRRDSPSFGHWTGIILSASNKRMLLVPQGYAHGFCTLVPHTEVLYKVDELYNPELDRGIAWNDPSLGIDWPVADPVLSEKDRTLPLLEDAELERREGR; translated from the coding sequence ATGCGGATGCTTCCGACCGCTTTAGAGTCCGTTATCCTGCTCGAACCTAAGGTTCACGGGGATAGCCGCGGTTTTTTTATGGAAAGCTTTAATCAGAAGGTTTTTACAGAAAATGGGCTTCCCGTTGCGTATGTTCAAGACAACCATTCATATTCCGCTGAGGCAGGGACGCTTCGCGGACTGCACTACCAGCTGAGCCCGAAGGCCCAGACTAAGCTTGTCCGGGTAACGGCAGGCGCTATCTATGATGTGGCTGTAGATATCCGGCGGGACTCACCCTCCTTTGGCCATTGGACGGGGATAATTCTTAGTGCATCCAACAAAAGAATGCTGCTGGTGCCACAGGGATATGCACACGGCTTCTGTACCTTGGTTCCTCATACCGAGGTGCTGTATAAGGTGGATGAATTGTATAATCCGGAACTTGACAGGGGCATAGCCTGGAATGACCCGTCCCTGGGTATTGACTGGCCTGTAGCTGATCCCGTGTTATCAGAAAAGGACAGGACCCTTCCTTTACTGGAAGATGCTGAACTGGAGAGGAGGGAGGGACGATGA
- the rfbB gene encoding dTDP-glucose 4,6-dehydratase, translating into MRLLVTGGAGFIGSHFIRYILHRYSRYEVINLDSLTYAGNLERLSDVSDDLRYTFIHGNVAAKRDVWQAFTLKPDAIVHFAAESHVDRSIADPDLFVRTNMLGTQVLLEAAREHGIQKYIQISTDEVYGTLGETGLFTEETPLAPNSPYSASKASADLLARSYYETYGLPVTITRCSNNYGSHQYPEKLIPLMIFRALKDQPLPIYGDGFHIRDWLYVEDHCRAVDLVLHGGRDGEVYNIGGRNERTNLELVRLILKELGKPDSLIRFVPDRPGHDRRYGIDAGKIRHELGWYPDHTLEEGLVQTIRWYVKQYERENCS; encoded by the coding sequence ATGAGGCTTCTTGTAACCGGGGGAGCCGGATTTATCGGCAGCCATTTTATCCGTTATATCCTTCACCGCTATTCCCGTTATGAAGTGATTAATCTGGATAGTCTTACGTATGCGGGGAATTTGGAACGTCTCAGTGATGTAAGTGATGACCTCAGATACACCTTTATTCACGGTAACGTCGCTGCCAAGCGGGATGTATGGCAGGCATTTACATTAAAACCGGATGCTATTGTGCATTTTGCTGCAGAATCCCATGTGGACCGGAGTATAGCGGACCCCGATTTATTTGTCCGGACCAACATGCTGGGGACCCAGGTTCTGCTGGAGGCAGCACGGGAACACGGTATTCAAAAATATATTCAAATCTCTACAGATGAGGTCTACGGGACGTTAGGAGAAACCGGATTATTTACGGAAGAAACCCCTTTGGCCCCGAATAGCCCTTATTCTGCCAGCAAAGCATCCGCTGATCTTCTGGCCCGGTCCTATTATGAAACTTATGGGCTTCCTGTTACGATTACGAGATGCTCAAACAATTACGGCTCACATCAATATCCGGAAAAGCTTATTCCGCTTATGATTTTCCGGGCCTTGAAAGATCAGCCGCTGCCTATTTACGGGGACGGGTTTCATATCCGGGACTGGCTGTATGTGGAGGATCACTGCCGGGCTGTGGATCTCGTTCTTCATGGAGGAAGGGACGGGGAAGTTTATAATATAGGCGGGAGGAATGAAAGAACCAATCTGGAATTGGTCCGGCTGATACTTAAAGAGCTCGGCAAGCCGGATTCCCTGATCCGGTTTGTTCCCGACCGTCCCGGCCACGACCGCCGGTACGGCATCGATGCGGGGAAAATCAGGCATGAGCTTGGATGGTATCCGGACCATACCCTGGAAGAGGGGCTGGTTCAAACAATCCGGTGGTACGTGAAGCAGTATGAACGGGAAAACTGCTCATGA
- a CDS encoding RNA polymerase sigma factor, with the protein MEQEQWLFFLRSNFKDLDSSSQEWIYHSYKNLVYRDIYFLFREHELAEDVVQESILKVVDKATKLDNTANMKAWIKEVARNTAYDMLKKINNVVLFIVLTAL; encoded by the coding sequence ATGGAACAGGAGCAGTGGCTATTTTTTTTACGTAGCAATTTTAAAGATTTGGACAGCTCATCCCAAGAGTGGATTTACCATTCTTATAAAAATTTAGTCTATCGTGATATTTACTTTTTATTCCGGGAACATGAATTAGCTGAAGACGTGGTACAAGAATCAATCTTAAAAGTTGTTGATAAAGCAACTAAATTGGACAACACTGCAAATATGAAAGCTTGGATTAAAGAAGTCGCCCGAAATACAGCCTATGATATGCTAAAAAAAATAAATAATGTCGTCCTATTTATAGTCTTGACAGCGTTATAG
- a CDS encoding RNA polymerase sigma factor has translation MEEQIRNDILHQAINQLKPKYRQIIIEFYFQEKPYKEIAQRLGLSQQALAQTLFRARKKLLHYFSKKWGRQTP, from the coding sequence GTGGAAGAACAGATTCGTAATGATATTCTGCATCAAGCCATAAATCAACTTAAGCCTAAATATCGCCAAATCATTATTGAATTTTACTTCCAGGAAAAACCGTACAAAGAAATCGCACAAAGACTAGGATTGTCACAACAAGCATTGGCCCAAACTTTATTTCGGGCACGTAAAAAATTGCTGCACTACTTTTCAAAAAAATGGGGAAGACAAACCCCGTAG
- a CDS encoding HAAS signaling domain-containing protein, giving the protein MERQEMCDQYLRSLKYYIWISKLSPERKKELFEEYRLAIETKANSALSDQSLRTFLAELDNPKDIVKKEMKGIEGFLSPSPGKFKRGMGFIPYIFTISWTLNTDLYRQMATGQLQASFWLHASIILLLVLGTIFSFYQYRYDQSLFKEIAFTNFIVYLPLSLIFCYMLLQQFSIGALLIPFLLIVLTTVAAFYFDWKNSTFMRQLFIP; this is encoded by the coding sequence ATGGAAAGGCAGGAGATGTGTGATCAGTACTTACGTTCATTGAAATACTATATCTGGATTAGTAAACTGAGCCCTGAAAGAAAAAAAGAGTTATTTGAGGAATACCGGCTGGCAATTGAAACCAAGGCGAATTCTGCACTTTCAGACCAAAGCCTGCGTACTTTTTTAGCTGAGCTTGATAATCCGAAGGATATTGTCAAAAAGGAAATGAAAGGAATAGAAGGTTTTTTGTCTCCTTCTCCGGGGAAGTTCAAACGGGGCATGGGCTTTATACCCTATATCTTTACGATTAGTTGGACATTAAATACTGATTTGTATCGACAGATGGCCACAGGTCAGCTTCAAGCCTCATTTTGGTTGCATGCAAGTATTATTCTCTTGCTTGTGCTCGGTACGATTTTCAGTTTTTATCAGTATCGTTATGACCAATCACTGTTTAAAGAAATAGCATTTACGAACTTCATTGTATATCTTCCGTTATCCCTTATTTTTTGTTACATGCTGCTGCAGCAATTTTCAATAGGCGCTCTTTTGATTCCGTTTCTTCTGATTGTCCTGACTACTGTTGCTGCATTCTATTTTGATTGGAAAAACTCGACCTTTATGAGGCAACTATTCATTCCTTAA
- a CDS encoding DUF6602 domain-containing protein — protein MEQKQEKLQLELDIGTIDEIIHNYVELEQSMVSQLFFKYKNNGSTIGGFREDIWRELFVQIVPKKFVVEQSVFIIDSKGHVSPEVDLVILDEIYTPYIFRKGRLKFIPIEAVAVAIECKSLSASYESLETWTDTIKGLKTSRESVARMHGYIATGDMNGKSQTQTATRPILIYCCLDDKHSKNMELFDFTLQADSEQRKIHIHRKEEIRTLDEWYHALNHHDTTVDQNLKYDAPEKLKASIDNYQVKSGTDGEEREVSLLSFNFQLNQLLMLVNNPMLFPHMAYVDLFNKKYI, from the coding sequence ATGGAACAAAAACAAGAAAAGCTTCAACTGGAACTGGATATAGGTACAATTGATGAAATTATTCATAATTATGTCGAATTGGAACAATCCATGGTGAGTCAACTGTTTTTTAAATATAAGAATAATGGCAGTACAATTGGCGGATTTCGGGAAGACATTTGGAGGGAGTTATTCGTTCAAATTGTTCCTAAGAAGTTCGTGGTGGAGCAATCAGTCTTCATTATTGATTCAAAAGGGCATGTTTCTCCGGAGGTAGACCTGGTTATTTTGGATGAAATTTACACTCCATATATTTTTCGTAAGGGACGTCTGAAATTCATTCCCATTGAAGCAGTAGCGGTAGCGATAGAGTGCAAAAGTTTGTCTGCTTCTTATGAATCCTTGGAGACTTGGACAGATACAATTAAAGGGTTGAAAACTTCCCGTGAATCGGTAGCCAGAATGCATGGTTATATTGCTACAGGGGATATGAATGGGAAATCCCAAACTCAAACTGCTACCCGCCCCATCTTGATTTATTGTTGTCTTGATGATAAACATAGCAAAAATATGGAGTTATTTGATTTTACCTTGCAAGCAGATTCAGAACAGCGCAAAATACATATTCACCGCAAAGAGGAAATAAGAACATTGGATGAGTGGTATCATGCTCTGAATCATCATGACACGACTGTTGATCAAAACTTAAAGTACGATGCCCCAGAAAAATTAAAGGCTTCAATAGACAATTATCAAGTGAAAAGCGGTACTGATGGCGAAGAACGAGAGGTATCTCTGCTGTCTTTCAACTTTCAGCTAAACCAACTGCTTATGCTTGTCAACAATCCTATGTTGTTCCCGCATATGGCTTATGTTGACTTGTTTAACAAAAAGTACATATAG
- the cmr1 gene encoding type III-B CRISPR module RAMP protein Cmr1: MEKHTIHCEIITPMFSSGADRNKDELRAPELKALVRYVYRIASKTIKPKELYEQETRLFGNAEHHASPIRLQVIDKGLAKRNKALLLHKSSKEVECFSEGGAFDIVLRKFLSKGEDLQFYQNLIVLSLILGGLGKRSRRGRGCFVMADSGEYTPYLTLPNLLPWITEQLNLMNGQAANSEHRTYVFEQGKIIVHPKAKVHWNQYTRPVIEEIRLGQPIPKTESFLRKVDIASHKIKSTYPSERNLFATGYAGKGRLASSLLVSVTRTSDGQLLPIYTFVKAVVNNRNNNQTFDIDHEERNTMISFIEGRT, translated from the coding sequence GTGGAGAAGCATACCATACATTGTGAAATTATTACTCCCATGTTCAGCTCTGGAGCGGATCGTAATAAAGACGAATTGCGGGCGCCTGAGTTGAAAGCGCTTGTGCGCTACGTCTATAGAATTGCAAGCAAAACTATTAAACCTAAAGAGTTATATGAGCAAGAAACCCGGTTGTTTGGAAATGCAGAGCATCACGCGTCTCCCATTCGGCTGCAAGTAATTGATAAAGGCCTGGCAAAGCGTAATAAGGCGCTTTTATTGCATAAGAGTTCGAAGGAAGTAGAGTGTTTTTCTGAAGGAGGAGCATTTGATATTGTGCTTCGCAAGTTTTTAAGCAAGGGGGAGGATTTGCAATTTTATCAAAATCTAATAGTTCTCTCTCTTATTCTTGGCGGATTGGGCAAGCGGAGTCGAAGGGGAAGAGGATGTTTTGTTATGGCCGATTCCGGAGAATATACTCCCTATTTGACACTCCCAAACTTGTTACCTTGGATAACAGAACAACTGAATTTAATGAATGGACAGGCAGCCAATTCTGAGCATAGGACATACGTGTTCGAACAAGGAAAAATTATTGTACACCCTAAGGCAAAAGTCCATTGGAATCAATATACGCGTCCAGTTATAGAAGAAATTCGTTTGGGTCAACCAATTCCAAAAACAGAATCATTTCTGAGGAAAGTAGATATAGCTTCACATAAAATAAAAAGTACCTACCCATCAGAGAGGAATCTCTTTGCAACTGGTTATGCCGGAAAAGGAAGGTTAGCATCTTCACTTCTTGTCAGTGTTACACGAACGAGCGATGGGCAACTGCTGCCAATATATACTTTTGTAAAAGCGGTGGTAAATAATAGGAATAACAACCAGACATTCGATATTGACCATGAGGAGCGCAATACGATGATCTCCTTCATTGAGGGGAGGACTTAA
- the cas10 gene encoding type III-B CRISPR-associated protein Cas10/Cmr2 encodes MNTILFLFTIGPVKSFIDHSRKARDLYAGSYLLSYLMKGVIEELPKRDVKAEIIFPYPDQSNIPNRLIAKVDANSLKDKEQLGRELSQFVRQQFVMICQKVFAKSQVTPNQAAIQQIKSFLEVYWVFEQESSYSLAYNKANGSLSNIKRLRSFEQTHEPSGRKCDIYPEYNAIFVKRKKNGMLPTFVDEKYAIDITQVETCKNAIKPGEGLSAVAYVKRMLHLLEEDQLLPEYSLNIPSVAYMLLKNSLRKEEEAKLKLLKDEASEAIFDLQNGQELSPDEYRPASIAVAKEIYQQLDAHKVSPYYALLKFDGDGMGQLYRDYPDRQIQEQLSQNTSHFSSQVRTIMSEQGGICIYAGGEDFLGFLPIDKLFTTLYQIRQEFITQVTAPPEHGKPLTFSAGIVIAHLMQPLGAMLVKTGEMERQAKELHEEKNAFAIGLVKRSGDQLLVKSSFGDSGDILLHIHKVVLALSQNEYSKSFIYSLSEILGRLGEFTVAEHQPIVRALIEQSLQRSMSSITKEECQTQSEALYRLFLHFDSNLNTFKYFLQFVAFISREV; translated from the coding sequence ATGAATACTATATTGTTTTTGTTTACAATTGGCCCGGTGAAATCCTTTATTGATCATTCGAGAAAAGCAAGGGATTTGTATGCGGGAAGCTACCTGCTCTCGTATTTAATGAAAGGAGTCATTGAGGAGCTTCCTAAGCGGGATGTCAAGGCGGAAATTATATTCCCGTATCCGGATCAGAGCAACATTCCCAACCGTTTGATCGCTAAGGTGGATGCCAACAGCTTGAAGGATAAGGAACAATTGGGACGTGAGCTTAGTCAGTTTGTACGGCAGCAATTTGTAATGATATGCCAGAAAGTATTTGCGAAAAGCCAGGTTACTCCAAACCAGGCAGCCATTCAGCAAATAAAGAGCTTCCTAGAGGTATATTGGGTGTTCGAGCAGGAGTCCAGCTACTCCCTCGCGTACAACAAGGCAAATGGCAGCTTGAGTAATATTAAGAGACTTCGCAGTTTTGAACAGACGCATGAGCCCAGTGGGCGTAAGTGCGATATTTATCCCGAATACAACGCAATCTTTGTCAAACGAAAAAAGAATGGAATGCTGCCGACATTTGTTGATGAAAAATACGCGATTGATATTACTCAAGTCGAGACGTGCAAGAATGCAATTAAGCCCGGTGAAGGACTATCGGCCGTTGCCTATGTAAAACGTATGTTGCATCTCCTTGAAGAAGATCAGTTGCTTCCCGAATACAGTTTGAATATTCCTTCTGTCGCTTATATGCTTTTGAAGAACAGCTTGAGAAAAGAAGAAGAAGCAAAACTGAAGCTGCTGAAGGATGAAGCATCCGAGGCGATCTTTGATTTGCAAAATGGTCAGGAATTGTCCCCAGACGAATACAGACCTGCAAGCATTGCCGTTGCTAAGGAAATATATCAACAGCTTGATGCGCATAAAGTTAGTCCTTACTATGCTCTTTTAAAGTTTGATGGTGATGGGATGGGGCAATTGTACCGCGATTATCCAGATCGGCAGATTCAAGAACAATTAAGCCAAAACACTAGTCATTTTTCGAGCCAAGTAAGAACGATTATGTCCGAGCAGGGTGGTATTTGTATTTATGCAGGGGGAGAGGATTTTCTGGGATTCTTACCTATTGATAAGCTTTTTACGACATTGTATCAGATCAGGCAGGAGTTTATAACCCAGGTTACGGCTCCTCCGGAACATGGCAAGCCTTTGACATTTTCAGCTGGAATTGTTATTGCCCATTTGATGCAGCCACTTGGCGCCATGCTCGTAAAAACTGGTGAGATGGAGCGGCAGGCCAAGGAATTGCACGAAGAGAAAAATGCATTTGCTATTGGACTTGTGAAGCGCAGCGGCGATCAACTTCTTGTGAAAAGCAGCTTTGGAGATAGCGGCGATATATTGCTCCACATCCATAAGGTGGTCCTTGCCTTGAGTCAAAATGAATATTCAAAATCCTTCATTTATAGCCTTAGTGAGATTTTGGGGCGGTTGGGGGAATTCACTGTGGCTGAGCATCAGCCAATTGTTCGGGCGTTAATTGAGCAGTCGCTTCAAAGAAGCATGTCGTCAATAACCAAGGAAGAGTGCCAGACTCAGTCTGAAGCATTGTATCGTCTGTTTTTGCACTTTGATAGCAATCTTAATACGTTCAAATACTTTTTGCAATTTGTAGCATTTATTTCTAGGGAGGTGTAA
- a CDS encoding response regulator yields the protein MEQTIQIMLVDDHALLRSGLKLLLQKKPPFKVVGEAANGIEALRLYEDLRPHLLILDISLPRLDGIQVLREIKLRHEEAKVIVLTMHEDEDYITSIMQAGASGYIPKAAVDEELYTAIDSVMNGYMYLRPKETKTLISSMLKKVPKEADSRNPYVILSPREREVLRFLVRGYSLAETAKALTVSIKTVDTHKTRMMNKLNISKKSELIEYALEYRLLNDGQV from the coding sequence ATGGAACAGACCATTCAAATCATGCTAGTTGATGACCATGCTTTGCTAAGATCGGGGTTAAAACTGCTGCTGCAAAAGAAACCACCCTTCAAAGTTGTAGGTGAAGCCGCTAATGGAATTGAAGCACTCCGGCTTTACGAAGATTTAAGACCCCATCTTTTAATACTCGACATCAGCTTGCCGCGCTTAGACGGCATTCAGGTTCTCAGAGAAATTAAATTGCGACATGAAGAAGCCAAAGTCATTGTGCTTACCATGCATGAGGATGAGGATTACATTACATCTATCATGCAAGCAGGAGCTTCGGGTTATATCCCAAAGGCAGCAGTAGATGAAGAATTATACACGGCTATAGATTCCGTTATGAACGGATATATGTATCTTCGGCCAAAAGAAACCAAGACATTGATTTCATCGATGCTTAAAAAAGTACCAAAAGAAGCAGATTCGCGGAATCCTTACGTCATTTTAAGTCCCCGCGAACGCGAAGTATTGCGATTTCTTGTCAGAGGATATTCTCTTGCTGAGACGGCCAAGGCATTAACGGTCAGCATCAAAACGGTTGATACCCATAAGACAAGAATGATGAATAAACTTAATATTTCTAAAAAAAGTGAACTTATTGAGTATGCCTTGGAATATAGACTTTTGAATGACGGCCAAGTGTAA
- a CDS encoding uberolysin/carnocyclin family circular bacteriocin produces MVATRNEIKLSLLLGALAMGFLMLALFLFSLQFLPVADLAKEFGIPASIAAVVLNIVNAGGAVTTIVSILLAVGSGGLSLLAAAGKETIRQFLKKKIQEKGKRATIAW; encoded by the coding sequence GTGGTAGCAACAAGAAATGAAATCAAACTGTCTCTTCTTCTCGGTGCTTTAGCAATGGGATTTTTGATGCTGGCTCTCTTCTTGTTCTCTCTCCAATTTCTCCCAGTCGCAGATTTAGCAAAAGAATTCGGTATCCCAGCTAGTATCGCTGCAGTTGTACTAAATATTGTGAATGCAGGAGGTGCTGTCACAACAATCGTTAGTATTTTGTTAGCCGTTGGTTCAGGCGGTCTTTCTTTACTTGCTGCTGCAGGTAAAGAAACAATTCGCCAGTTCTTGAAAAAGAAAATTCAAGAAAAAGGAAAAAGAGCTACTATTGCTTGGTAA
- a CDS encoding stage II sporulation protein M, translated as MLKKLKSILSANKLVCVLGFFYLGVFFLAVCTGSFTQAERIPHLEDNNQASFLDIFLNNIQVSMAILGIGSITGGLMSAVILFYNGYIIGKLVQFLFSNDQAGALWTGLMPHALLEILGLTLFAIVSSFPFISIYQFLIGRTIDVKQLILTNIRFILIGILLLFVASLIEDYISYVQFILELKGER; from the coding sequence ATGTTGAAAAAATTAAAATCTATTCTATCAGCGAATAAACTTGTGTGTGTACTTGGATTCTTCTACTTAGGAGTGTTTTTTTTAGCAGTTTGTACCGGGAGTTTTACACAGGCAGAGCGTATTCCCCATTTAGAAGATAACAATCAAGCATCCTTTCTTGATATTTTTCTAAATAACATTCAAGTGAGTATGGCCATATTGGGGATTGGTTCTATAACTGGCGGGCTGATGTCAGCTGTTATCCTCTTTTATAACGGTTATATTATAGGGAAATTGGTGCAATTTCTCTTTTCGAATGATCAAGCAGGTGCGCTTTGGACGGGTTTAATGCCGCATGCCCTATTAGAGATTCTGGGGCTTACTCTTTTTGCAATTGTCAGCTCTTTTCCATTCATTTCTATTTATCAATTTTTGATAGGCAGAACTATTGATGTCAAACAGCTTATACTGACGAACATTCGTTTCATTCTCATAGGCATTCTTCTCTTATTTGTTGCTTCTCTTATTGAAGATTATATCAGTTATGTACAATTTATCCTCGAATTGAAAGGAGAAAGATGA
- a CDS encoding ABC transporter ATP-binding protein: protein MVRLQVSQLSFQYEQNVETELLLRDINFDLKLGDRVCILGKNGSGKSTLLKLISGLIPSKSNTILLNDHIRPRTNHFKRMVAYIPDKPLVYDALTGLEHKELIRSLWGIQKEGKALYEEKFQDLCCFFDLTHALEMPVKHYSLGMKYKLFLNCMLARSPELVILDEPFTSLDETSQKQSISMLTSAFSEKCILFTSHQRYLYTELGNRFFQLDDGNLKEIEHL, encoded by the coding sequence ATGGTTAGACTGCAAGTCTCTCAGTTATCATTTCAATATGAACAAAACGTTGAAACTGAATTACTGCTCAGGGACATTAACTTTGATTTAAAGCTAGGTGATCGGGTATGTATTCTCGGGAAAAATGGAAGTGGTAAATCGACACTATTGAAGCTCATTTCCGGGCTGATTCCATCAAAATCAAATACCATTTTATTAAATGATCATATCCGTCCAAGAACGAACCACTTCAAGAGAATGGTTGCATATATCCCTGACAAACCTCTTGTATACGATGCACTGACAGGTCTTGAGCATAAGGAATTAATTCGGTCTCTGTGGGGAATTCAGAAAGAGGGAAAAGCATTATATGAAGAAAAATTTCAAGACCTTTGCTGCTTTTTTGACTTGACACATGCACTTGAAATGCCTGTGAAACATTACTCTCTAGGTATGAAGTATAAACTGTTTTTAAATTGCATGCTCGCGAGGTCGCCAGAGTTGGTCATTCTTGATGAGCCATTTACTTCCCTTGATGAAACTTCACAAAAACAATCGATTTCCATGCTGACAAGTGCCTTTTCCGAGAAATGTATATTGTTTACCAGTCATCAACGCTATCTGTATACTGAACTGGGAAACCGTTTTTTTCAGCTTGACGATGGGAATCTAAAGGAGATTGAGCATTTATGA